The Candidatus Paceibacterota bacterium genome includes the window ACTCAAGCTTGGACAACGTGTGCTTACCCTCTATGGTAAAGGACGACTCAGTGTTGAGACCGGTATCATCGCGGGTCTCGATGAAGAGGAAACCGAGATAGCAAAGACAGAAGAAGAAGAGGGCGCGCAGGACGCGGAGCCCACAATAGTGTCGGTTCTTACCGCTATCGAAACAAGCATGAGCGGTGCACACATAGAGAGAGGCGGTGTTCTCCTCAATCTCTATGGTGAAGTGGTTGGTATCAGCACAGCCAGGAGTCGCCTGGGCGGCGGCGCACGCTTCACCCCGATTCAGGTGGTGCAATCACAAATAATCGAACTTGCCGCGGCAGAGGCGGCGGCCGCTGAAGGTGCGGAAGGATCACAATAGTAGGGTAAGTTGTATACCTCTAATCATCTAAAACCTAATTCTCTGGGACATGACACCATTCAACAATTTCACGAATAAAGCAAAAGAAGCGGTGCGCAAGGCGCACGAGCTGGGGATTGAGCGTGGTCAAAATCACATCAACCCTCTTCATCTTCTCACCGCACTTGTGCTGCAAGAAGAGAGTATGGTGCTTTCAATACTTGAGCGTATGGATATAGACACTATTGGACTCACTGATGTCCTTATTGAGGCAATGGAGGGGTTTGAGGGAGGCTCGGTTCTCTCAACATCTCACCAACTCTATCTCACCCCTGAGCTCGCGCAGGTGCTTGAGGAAGCAGGTAAGGTAGCGGAGAGTTTCAGTGACTCGTTTGTCTCAACAGAGCATCTGCTCATCGCGATTATCGATAATCCGGGACCGGCACGCGAGGTATTGATGCAGTTTCAGATTGATCGGAACGCAGTCCTCAATGTGTTTAACGAGCTTCGTGAGAGCGGTGAGGGAGCAGAGTCTTCTGGAAGTCGGCAGAACCGGGCACTCGGTCGCTACACACGCTCGCTTACGACGCTCGCTACCGAGAATAAACTCGACCCAGTCATTGGTCGTGATAAGGAGATTACACGAGTGATCCAGATTCTCTCGCGCCGCACCAAGAACAACCCGATCCTTATTGGAGAGCCTGGAGTGGGAAAGACCGCAATTGCTGAGGGTCTTGCACAACGTATGGCCTCGGGCGACGTCCCTGAATCACTCAAGAATAAAGAACTCGTGATACTCGACCTTGGTCTTCTTATTGCGGGGACCAAGTACCGTGGAGAATTTGAAGAGCGTCTCAAGAGTATTATGAAAGAAGTTGAGCGTGCAGAAGGGAGAATCATTCTCTTTATTGACGAGATTCACACACTCGTGGGGGCCGGTGCCGCTGAAGGATCAATGGACGCATCAAACATGCTCAAGCCCGCTCTTGCGCGAGGTGAGCTTCGGGTAATCGGTGCTACCACACTCAAGGAGTACCAAAAGCATATCGAACGAGATGCCGCACTCACCCGTCGTTTTCAGCCGGTTTATGTAAGTGAGCCGGGTATCGAGGATGCGGTTGCTATTTTGCGCGGCCTTAAGGAAAAGTACGAACTCTTCCACGGCGTGCATATTACTGACGATGCAATCGTCTCAGCAGTGACGCTCTCATCACGTTATATTTCCGACCGATTTTTGCCCGATAAGGCGGTTGATCTTATTGATGAAGCATCTTCATCACTTCGTATCTCTCTTGAGAATAAGCCGCCAATCCTTGAAGAGACACATCGTAAGGTTGTGCGTCTTGAGATCGAGAAGGAGGCACTGAAGAAAGATGCGGAGAGTGGCGACAAAAAGGCAAAGGAACGGACCAAGAAGATCGAAAAAGAGATCTCTGACCTTAAAGAAAAAACCTCAGAGCTTGAGCTCAAATGGACAAACGAGAAAGAGGTTCTTGGAGAGATTAAATCGCTTAAGAAGGAGCTTGAAGAGTTGCGTCTTGAGGCCGAGGCGGCAGAGGCAACTACCGACCTTGCGCGTGCCGCTGAGATCCGCTACGGTACGATCCCGCAGCTTGAGAAAGATCTCACAAGCAAGACAAAGAGACTTAAGAAGTTGCAGAGTTCGCGCCGTATTCTTAAAGAAGAGATCACCGAATCAGATATTGCTGACGTGGTGTCCCGCTGGACGGGAATCCCGGTTGCACGGATGCTCGAAGAAGAAGCAGAAAAACTCTCTCGCATGGAGGAAGAGTTGAAGACACACATTATCGGTCAAGATAATGCGGTGAAGTTGGTGTCTGATGCGGTGAAGCGGTCGCGTGCCGGGATTTCAGACCCTAATCGGCCGATTGGTTCGTTCCTCTTCCTTGGTCCGACCGGCGTGGGTAAGACTGAGCTTACCAAAGCACTCACTGAGTTTCTCTTTGATAACGATCAAGCGCTTGTGCGTGTTGATATGTCCGAGTACATGGAGAAACATTCGGTCTCAAAGATCATTGGCTCACCTCCCGGGTATGTCGGACACGAAGAGGGAGGAAGTCTGACCGAGACGGTCCGTCACCGCCCGTACTCAGTGCTCCTCTTTGACGAGATCGAGAAGGCACATCCTGAAGTATTCAATATCTTACTTCAAGTACTCGACAACGGTCACCTCACTGATGCGAAAGGGCGCAAGGTGAATTTTAAAAACACGGTCATCATTTTGACCTCGAATATCGGTGCGACGTACATTGATAGTATGACAAAGTTTGGATTTGTGAATAGTGCCGATTCTGATGTCACGCAGTATGATGACGCGAAAGACAAGGTCATGCGCGCACTTAAAGACCATTTCCGTCCGGAGTTTATCAATCGTCTTGATGAGATTATTATTTTTGACATCCTTTCTCAAAAGGCGATAGAAGAGATTGTGAAGATCCAAGTAGGGATTGTTATTGATCGCCTCAGCGAAAAGGAGATTAGACTCAAGGTATCGCCCGAAGTGCTCGCATACTTAGCGAAGAAGGGGTACAACCCACAGTATGGTGCGCGTCCGCTCAAACGCCTAATCCAGTCAAAGATTCTCACACCAATTGCGAGTCTTATGGTCTCGCGTGGTGTTATGGAAGGTGGAGCAATATCGGTTGACATAAAAGAGGACGAATTCACTTTTGATGTGAAGAAGCGCCCAGTACGGACACGGAAGATAGCGCCAAAAAAGAAAGCAAAAGTGGGCGTGTAGACTGACACTTGTTTAAAAGAAAAACACCAACCCCGGGTTGGTGTTTTTGATTGTGCGCCGGGTTGGATTTGAACCAACGTAGGGCGATGCCCGTCAGATTTACAGTCTGATGCAATTGACCACTCTGCCACCGACGCAATACAGGCCATTTTATACTGTTTACACCTTTTTCTCAAGCATTTCATTTACACAAAGATACCTTGTCCTGAGCCGGATTCCCATATATTATTGAATACATAATGAACCTCTCAAGACATTTCACCCCAATCCTCGTCTTTTTAATGGTCCTTGTTGCAGTGTTTTCTGTGTTCCTCCTCGTGCCACTAGAGGTGCAAGCAGCAGGGCTTGTGCCGTGTGGTGGCCCAGGCGAGCCGGAGTGTAACCTCTGCTATGCGATGCAGCTAATTCAGAATGTTATCGAGTTTGCGGTGCGCATCACTTTCATCCTCGCCGCACTCCTCTTTGCGTACGCAGGCTTTCTCTTCTTTACCGGCGGCTCAGACCCAGGGCAGATCAGCAAAGCAAAAAAGGTGTTCACCAATACTTTCATTGGTATTGTGATTGTGCTTACCTCATGGTTGGTTGTCGACATACTCCTCAAGACGCTTGCTGGTCAAGGACTCACACCGTTCACGGATATTCTCTGTGGGCAGACGGAGGCTCCAAGGACACAGGCGACCCAACCCTCACAACAAGGAGGCGGTATACAAGCGAGCGGGAGCCAGCTTACCGGTCCGGGGAGTGGTGCAAAGGAGTACCAATGGACAACAGTTCCTTTTAACCAATACTGTAGTGATGTAAAAGGCGAAGGATGGGTGAATGTTGATTCGCGTTTTTGTGGCGGGTCCAATCCCGGATCAGAGACGAGTTGTTGTGGCCTCTTTCCTTCGTCAGCTGACATGGAGACAATAGGTTCGAGCGTCTTTGATGCGGCAAACACTCAAGGTGTTGAGAACTTTGCCAGCCAATGTGCTGATCAGGGTGGATATGTACGATATTCATGCCTTTCTTGGGGGTATGACGCGGAGACCGACGTTGAGGTGTGCGAGCGTGCGGAATACAGCTGTATTAAGTAGGGGCGTTTGACCTTTCTCACCCTTTTGTTATAGTGTGTGAACTTTTAAAATATACAATATGTCACAAGATAGATTGATAAAACTCGCGTGCCAGGACTGTAAGCGCATCAACTACTGGTCAAGCAAAAACAAGAAGCTTGTTGAGCGGAAGATTGAGCTCAAGAAGTGGTGTAAATGGTGCAAAAAGCAGACTCCTCACAAGGAGATGAAGAAATAATTTATCCAGGTTTTAGGGATTAGGTGTTAGGTAATAGGGGGAAACAGAAAAGTGCTCAAATGAGCACTTTTCTGTTATACTACACGGGTATATTTGGGCGATTAGTTAAGTGGCATAACAAAGGTCTCCAAAACCTTAGTCGGGGGTTCGATTCCCTCATCGCCCGCAACAAACAAGAACAACCCGATGAGGGTTGTTTTTGTTTGTCAGAATTGGATGTGATGAGGGAATCGGTGTCAGCTCACTAACCCATTTTCATACGATATATCGTATGAAAATGGGGGGGTGGCTCCTACCCGGACTCGCTTCACTCCGTCCTTCGATCCTCTCATTGCCCGCAACATTTCCATTTCAATGCTCCATCTCGGGCACATTGAAATTGTAGCTTACTCTTCCATGAATTCGTCGACTGTCCTGAGCACTTCTTTTATATCTTGTGGCGAGAACCATTTGATATCTTTGTCTCGCTTGAACCACGTCCGTTGACGTTTTGCGTACTGCCAGATCTTTTGCTCAAGCTCTGCGAGCATCTCTTCTCTTGATATCAATCCTTGAAGGTGACGAGCCATGTAGCGGTACTCAAGTCCGAGCTGCTCCATGCGCTCCCACGAGACACCTTCTTCGTGAAGTCGTTCCGCTTCTTCAAGCATCCCCTCTTCCATGCGAGAGAGAAGCCGACGGTGAATCTTGTCTTTAAGCACATCATCGGGTAGATCGATACCAATCTTGAGGGCGCCATATGGGCAGTCCTGCTTTGGTCGGGGCACACTCCCAAGTGCTTCTGCTATCTCAATAGCGCGTACGAGGCGCGACTTGTTACTCTGGTCGATCGTCTCTGCTCGCGCCTGGTCAAGCTCTAAGAGTCGCTCGAGAAGTTCCTCTTTGGAGAGCTTCTCAAGTACTTCACGAAGCTTCATGTTCGGTTCAACTTCAGGGAGTGATGTCTCACCAAGGAACGCGGAGAGATAAAAGCCGGTACCACCCGCGATGATGGGAAGCTTGCTTCGCTCGAGTATGTCCACTACTGCGCTTTGCGCCATTTGAGTAAAATCTGCCGCAGTGAAGACACCTTTCGGGTCGGCGACATCGAGGAGGTGGTGCGGGACACCACGCATTTCATCTTCGGTGATCTTGCCTGAGCCAATATCGAGCCCTCGGTAGACTTGCCGTGAATCAACCGAGACGACTTCGCCATCAAATTGGAGCGCAATCTCGACCGCAAGGTCGCTCTTACCGGAAGCTGTTGGACCAACGACTGCAATGATCTTTGGACGCATTTCTTTTGTTGTCGTCTTTTTTGACATGTATTCTGGTATTGATATACTTTTCAGTGTTACACACTTAAAACAAACATAGCATATGTCAGAAAATCACACAGCAGAAGGGAAGCCTATCCCGAGCGTAGTCTTTAAGATGCGCGTAAAGAACGAATCTGGAGACTTCGACTGGAAGGACGTCTCAAGTGACGAGATCTTCAGTGGAAAGAAGGTAGTGCTCTTCGCACTTCCGGGAGCGTTCACCCCAACTTGTTCATCAACCCACTTGCCGGGGTATGAGGCGTCATATGACGAACTCAAAGGACTCGGTGTTGATGAGGTGTACTGCCTTTCGGTGAACGATGCATTCGTGATGAACGCATGGGCAAAGGACCAGGGGGTCAGTAAAGTAAAGCTTATTCCTGACGGAAGCGGGGAGTTCACACGCGCTATTGGTATGATGGTCAAGAAGGAAAACCTCGGATTTGGCGATCGTTCATGGCGCTACAGCCTCCACGCAGAAGACGGAATCATTAAGAAGATGTTCATCGAGCCGGGGTTTGAGGACAACTGTTCTTCTGATCCATTTGAGGTGTCAGATGCACAGACCATGATTCGACACCTTAAGGGGGAAGAGTAACCAAACAGCATATACACCAAACACAAACACCCCACACGAGTGGGGTGTTTGTATTACTCGCCAACGTAGCCTGAGTATGTTGAGAAAATAAATGACCCACATGTGCGCCATTTATTTTTTGTGCCGACAGGCAGGTTTTGAGACTTTCTGTTTTTCTTCAGAACAAATGGTGGGCGTGGAGGGGGTCGAACCCTCAAGCCTTGCGGCACACGATTTTGAGTCGTGCGCGTATACCAATTCCGCCACACGCCCCCCATTTGTTCTGAAGAATGATGAATAGCTTTCAGTCATCGCTATTCATTACCAATTCCGCCATCTCGGCATGTACGTTGTGTACGCAAAGTGTATCTAAATTTAGAACGCTTCGCAATTAGTGGTATAATATTGTGCAACCATGACAGACAGTTTCTATAACAATTCGATCTTCTGGGTTGAGGTTGAGAAGGTGCATCCGAACCCATATCAGCCACGAAAAGAGTTTGATGAAGCTCGCCTCAGCGACCTTGCAGATTCGATTCGTCAGTATGGGGTTCTTCAGCCGCTTGTTGTCACACGTTATGAAATCGAGAAAGAAGACGGTGGACTCGCGACCGAGTACGAGCTTATCGCAGGTGAGCGACGTCTTCGCGCATCACGCTTAGCCGGACTCGCGCAAGTGCCGGTGTTGATCCGCGCGCAAGAAGATTCAAGCAAGGCAAAACTCGAGCTTGCAATCATTGAAAACTTGCAGCGAGAGGATCTTAATCCGGTTGATCGCGCACGCGCGTTCAGACGACTTGCAGACGAATTCAAACTTAAACACACTGAAATCGGTAAGAAGGTCGGTAAGAGTCGCGAATATGTCTCTAACACACTGCGCCTCCTTACCATGCCGGAGGAAATGCAGGTTGCCCTTGCTGAAGGCAAGATCACCGAGGGGCACACACGACCGATTCTTATGCTCTCCGACAAGGAAGACGAACAACACACTCTCTTCAAAGAGATTCTCTACAAGAAGCTCACTGTGCGTGAGGCAGAATCTATCGCGCGGCGCGCAGCGCAAAATCGTGTACGGAAGCGAGAGTACACCATGACTCCTGAACTTCTCGAGTTAGAGAACCAGCTGACTGAGCGTCTCGGTACGCGCGTACAGATCGAGAAGCGTGAAGCGGGAGGGCGCGTACACATCGACTATTTCACACTTGAAGATCTTCGCGCCATCCTCGAGAAGATAGAGGGCGAGCGGACTGCTAATGGTGAAGAAAAAGGATTTCTCAGTCGACTTGCGGCTTTCGCTGCACAGGAGCCACAAAAAGGAGAGACCACTGAATCTCGAGAAGAGGTAGCAATAGAGGAGCAACTCACACACACAGAAGCTAGCGAAGCGGAAGAGCTACCTATTGATGACCGCACAGCAGAAGAGCAAAGAAGAGATGAAGACGAGGATCTGTATTCAGTGAAGAATTTTTCAATCTAGACTCTAGAGTAATCCTAAAGACGCAGCCCTTGTTGTGTGTCTACTTTGTAGGCTCAAGCGCGCTCCTGATATGACGCTTAGCGAGCGTTGTCTTTGCAAACTGGAGCCATTTGCGGCTTGGTTTGCTTTTTTCTTTAGTGAGGACTTCTACAATATCGCCGTTCTTGAGTTTGGTGTCGAGTGACGCCATTTTTCCATTCACTTTCACACCCGATATATGATCACCAATGTCTGAGTGGATTGCGTAGGCAAAGTCGATTGGGCTGGAGTCAATCGGGAGATCGATCACATCTCCGTCAGGAGTGAAGGCAAAGACACGATGGCTAAAGAAATCAGCTTTGATATCGCTCAGATATTCTTCTCGTCCTCGCTTTGTTGTGGTGTGTGCCTCAGCGACCTGTTTAATCCACCCCGGAATATTTTCCTGCACGGTCGTGTTTTCCTTTTTGTTTTGTTTTGCGGTTCTCTCAACACCGAGAAGCGGTAGGAACTGCCGTACCCAATCAAGTCCAAGATGTTTTTCGCCGCGTTGATCTGCCTTGTATGAGATATGTGACGCAATACCGAATTCTGCCTCGTGATGCATCTGCTCGGTCCGTATCTGCACCTCAACAGCTCCGGTTATTCCGGTAAATACTGTGGTATGTATACTCTGATAACCGTTTGGCTTGGGGAAAGCAATATAGTCTTTAATTTTTCCCGGAAGCGGACGCCACATACCATGCACGACACCAAGTACGCGATAACAATCACCGACGGTCGGTACGATGATTCGGATTGCGGTTATGTCGTGTATCTTTGATATATCAAAATCCTTTCTCTCAAGTTTCTTGAAGAGGCTATACACACTCTTTACCCGCTCCTCTGATCTAAAGTCGGTAATGCCTTCTTCGACCAACCCCTTCTTTATGGAACGAAGTACTTTCTGGAGATTCTTCTCGCTTTCAGCGCGACGCGCCTTGAGGAGCTTCTTCACTTCTTCACTCTCCTTGGGGTAGATGTACGGGAAAGCAAGATCCTCAAGTTCGCGCCTGATCTTACCCATACCGAGTCGATCGGCGATCGGCGCGTAGATCTCGAGGGTCTCAAGTGCGATACGGCGCTGTTTCTCTGTTGGTACATGTTCGAGTGTCATCATGTTGTGCCGACGATCCATGAGTTTAATGATGACTACTCGCACATCTTGCGAGGTAGCGACAAAAAGC containing:
- a CDS encoding ParB/RepB/Spo0J family partition protein → MTDSFYNNSIFWVEVEKVHPNPYQPRKEFDEARLSDLADSIRQYGVLQPLVVTRYEIEKEDGGLATEYELIAGERRLRASRLAGLAQVPVLIRAQEDSSKAKLELAIIENLQREDLNPVDRARAFRRLADEFKLKHTEIGKKVGKSREYVSNTLRLLTMPEEMQVALAEGKITEGHTRPILMLSDKEDEQHTLFKEILYKKLTVREAESIARRAAQNRVRKREYTMTPELLELENQLTERLGTRVQIEKREAGGRVHIDYFTLEDLRAILEKIEGERTANGEEKGFLSRLAAFAAQEPQKGETTESREEVAIEEQLTHTEASEAEELPIDDRTAEEQRRDEDEDLYSVKNFSI
- a CDS encoding peroxiredoxin — its product is MSENHTAEGKPIPSVVFKMRVKNESGDFDWKDVSSDEIFSGKKVVLFALPGAFTPTCSSTHLPGYEASYDELKGLGVDEVYCLSVNDAFVMNAWAKDQGVSKVKLIPDGSGEFTRAIGMMVKKENLGFGDRSWRYSLHAEDGIIKKMFIEPGFEDNCSSDPFEVSDAQTMIRHLKGEE
- a CDS encoding AAA family ATPase → MTPFNNFTNKAKEAVRKAHELGIERGQNHINPLHLLTALVLQEESMVLSILERMDIDTIGLTDVLIEAMEGFEGGSVLSTSHQLYLTPELAQVLEEAGKVAESFSDSFVSTEHLLIAIIDNPGPAREVLMQFQIDRNAVLNVFNELRESGEGAESSGSRQNRALGRYTRSLTTLATENKLDPVIGRDKEITRVIQILSRRTKNNPILIGEPGVGKTAIAEGLAQRMASGDVPESLKNKELVILDLGLLIAGTKYRGEFEERLKSIMKEVERAEGRIILFIDEIHTLVGAGAAEGSMDASNMLKPALARGELRVIGATTLKEYQKHIERDAALTRRFQPVYVSEPGIEDAVAILRGLKEKYELFHGVHITDDAIVSAVTLSSRYISDRFLPDKAVDLIDEASSSLRISLENKPPILEETHRKVVRLEIEKEALKKDAESGDKKAKERTKKIEKEISDLKEKTSELELKWTNEKEVLGEIKSLKKELEELRLEAEAAEATTDLARAAEIRYGTIPQLEKDLTSKTKRLKKLQSSRRILKEEITESDIADVVSRWTGIPVARMLEEEAEKLSRMEEELKTHIIGQDNAVKLVSDAVKRSRAGISDPNRPIGSFLFLGPTGVGKTELTKALTEFLFDNDQALVRVDMSEYMEKHSVSKIIGSPPGYVGHEEGGSLTETVRHRPYSVLLFDEIEKAHPEVFNILLQVLDNGHLTDAKGRKVNFKNTVIILTSNIGATYIDSMTKFGFVNSADSDVTQYDDAKDKVMRALKDHFRPEFINRLDEIIIFDILSQKAIEEIVKIQVGIVIDRLSEKEIRLKVSPEVLAYLAKKGYNPQYGARPLKRLIQSKILTPIASLMVSRGVMEGGAISVDIKEDEFTFDVKKRPVRTRKIAPKKKAKVGV
- the miaA gene encoding tRNA (adenosine(37)-N6)-dimethylallyltransferase MiaA, which produces MSKKTTTKEMRPKIIAVVGPTASGKSDLAVEIALQFDGEVVSVDSRQVYRGLDIGSGKITEDEMRGVPHHLLDVADPKGVFTAADFTQMAQSAVVDILERSKLPIIAGGTGFYLSAFLGETSLPEVEPNMKLREVLEKLSKEELLERLLELDQARAETIDQSNKSRLVRAIEIAEALGSVPRPKQDCPYGALKIGIDLPDDVLKDKIHRRLLSRMEEGMLEEAERLHEEGVSWERMEQLGLEYRYMARHLQGLISREEMLAELEQKIWQYAKRQRTWFKRDKDIKWFSPQDIKEVLRTVDEFMEE
- a CDS encoding HD domain-containing protein yields the protein MTDVKEIIKLLNSPSEKDVALITKAYEFSKEAHKEHTRYSGEPYFNHLSETAKGLADIGVGAQSIAAGLLHDTIEDAEVSPETIEKEFGKEVLFLVDGVTKLGKVRYRGVERHTESLRKLFVATSQDVRVVIIKLMDRRHNMMTLEHVPTEKQRRIALETLEIYAPIADRLGMGKIRRELEDLAFPYIYPKESEEVKKLLKARRAESEKNLQKVLRSIKKGLVEEGITDFRSEERVKSVYSLFKKLERKDFDISKIHDITAIRIIVPTVGDCYRVLGVVHGMWRPLPGKIKDYIAFPKPNGYQSIHTTVFTGITGAVEVQIRTEQMHHEAEFGIASHISYKADQRGEKHLGLDWVRQFLPLLGVERTAKQNKKENTTVQENIPGWIKQVAEAHTTTKRGREEYLSDIKADFFSHRVFAFTPDGDVIDLPIDSSPIDFAYAIHSDIGDHISGVKVNGKMASLDTKLKNGDIVEVLTKEKSKPSRKWLQFAKTTLAKRHIRSALEPTK
- a CDS encoding pilin; amino-acid sequence: MNLSRHFTPILVFLMVLVAVFSVFLLVPLEVQAAGLVPCGGPGEPECNLCYAMQLIQNVIEFAVRITFILAALLFAYAGFLFFTGGSDPGQISKAKKVFTNTFIGIVIVLTSWLVVDILLKTLAGQGLTPFTDILCGQTEAPRTQATQPSQQGGGIQASGSQLTGPGSGAKEYQWTTVPFNQYCSDVKGEGWVNVDSRFCGGSNPGSETSCCGLFPSSADMETIGSSVFDAANTQGVENFASQCADQGGYVRYSCLSWGYDAETDVEVCERAEYSCIK
- the rpmG gene encoding 50S ribosomal protein L33, which gives rise to MSQDRLIKLACQDCKRINYWSSKNKKLVERKIELKKWCKWCKKQTPHKEMKK